Genomic window (Vampirovibrionales bacterium):
GCCAGCAGGTGTTGGCCCAGGTTAAAGATGGAGGCGGTCTGGCTCGCCGGATGAGGCGTCGGGGTGAAAACGGCTTGTTTCAACTCGGTCGGCTCTCCTGTCAGTTCGGGTTAGGGACGCTAAGGATCCTCTATACCAAGGGTATAGAAGCGGGAGGTTTGAACGGTGAGCGATTTCATCATGAATGAATAAAACACGGAACCCTCTAAAATGAAGCGTTATTGACTCACAAAGATCAAGCGGGATCAAACCCGGAATTATTCGCGACTCGTCTGCTTTTGATTATAGCCGACCCCGGCAAGAATCTCTCAAGGTCAGCTGACTCAAAGGGTTGAATCACGCAAAGCGACTCGACAATTTACGATGAGACTTTAATTCTGCGCACGTTCAGGCAGAGTCAAGAAAATTCGGGTTCGCTACAATGCCCGTCAATACGCGGCAATGCGTTCAGCGGAAATTTTTTGAGGGGACTCTGGCCCTTAACGGACTTGGCAAGGTTGAAAACGCTTATTTTTCGGCCCCTTCAGCGATAGGCAATTCTGAATCGCTCAGACCCCTGCTCCTTCAGCGATCCCCTAGGCGTCGCGGGCCGATATAAAAACGATTTGCGCAAGCAGGTTTCTGTAATAAATCTTCATATTGTGTCGAATCGTATCCTCTGTTGAGCGGATCGCCGTGTTTTGGGATTTGGCCATCGGTTGCGACGGCCTGTTTTGATAAGCGCTTGATAGGCGGTGCGCGCTTCTGGCGGTCAATAGGAAATTCTTCCTGCCAGATTTGAGAAAGTCTTCTTATGAACAGCCCGGCCGTAAGCGCTTTAATACCATCATCAGCCCGCACAAACCGCTTGCCCAGACTTGAGGAGACGCCGCCATGTCCACGATGTCCTACCCCACTAGCGCTTACCGCTATCCGCAGTCTTATGGTTATGCCAACAGCCCGTTTCAAGCGTTTCGGGATTCTTCCTCTCGTCCGCTCACGATGGCTTCAGACGTTTACGCGCCGAGCCGCGCTCGCACGGCTTCCACGTCGATTCTTGCGCCTAAAGCGCCCGAGCGCCGCTCTTTGATTGGCGCCTTCTGGCGTCACGCCAAGCTGATGATTGGCGGCTTTATCGCCAGCAAGCTGTTTAACAAAGTGACGGGCCTGCTGCCCGAATTCACGTTCCGTCAATTCGCCAAGCTGTACATCGGCGGCGCGCTGGGCGTTGCAGGCGTGCAGTACGCCGCCGCCAAGGTATCCGGCTCTAACGCGAGCCAACAGGCATAAGGGGGAAAGCAGAAGAGGGATAATGCGCCGAGGCGCGCTCATTTCCAGGCCTCATCGCCTGCCGCGACTGCGCGGCGGGCTTTTTTTGCGTCGATGATGGGATGAAAACAGGCGCGCCGGGAGTTTTCCTCTTTAGACGCCGCCCGCGCAGCAGGCTTGGGCCGCGCGCTGGATTTCTTCCGGGCTCAAGTTGCGCTGCTGGGTCGCAAACGCCCACTGATGCCCATACGGGTCTTTGACCTGTCCGTAACGATCGCCCCAGAAGGCGTCTTGAATGGGCATCATGACTTCACAACCTGCCGCGACGGCGGTTTGATACCACGCGTCGGCGTCATCCACCGACAGGTGAAGGGTGATGGGGCTGCCGCCCAGCTTTCGCGGGGAAGAGCAGTTTTCGCCCATCGCATCGCACAGAAAGAGGTGCGACTCGCCGATCTGGAGTTGCGCGTGCATGATGCCGCGCCCGTCGGGCGTGGTCAGGACGTACATTTCCTGGGCGCGGAGGGCGCGTTTGTAGAAATCGATGGCCTCGCGGGCGTTGTCGACCACCAGATGCGGGGTGAGGCTATTTTGAGCCGGCGGCGCTGGATGCGTCATAACAGGGACTCCTTCTTTTACTGTGTAAGACTTCTTTTCTCTGTTAGATTTCTCTGCTCTGTCAGATTTTTTCTATGAGCTTTCTCAAACTTGGAGTGTTAGCGTAACGAATTTTTCAGTTGCCGTCAAATGCGCCAGCGCGGATTTTTCTCTGCCGGGAACGCCTTGGCAGAGGCTTCGCGTGACCAGACAACGCCTTTAAAAGTTAAGTCTTGCGCCTGGGTGTTGCTCGTCTCAAATAATGCGATCGCGCAGCGCTTTGAGCGCGGCGCTGGTACGATCGTCCACATCGAGCTTCTGGTAAAGGTTCTTGAGATGGGTTTTGACCGTATTAGGGCTGACGACAAGCGTTTCCGCGATATCGGCGTTGTTTTTGCCCGCCGCGATCAGCCGCAGGACATCTAACTCACGCTCAGTCAGCATATCTGACGTACAGACGTCAGAATCGCCTTGACAAGGCTTGTCCCTCGAAGCGCTCAAATCGGGCGTTTCTGTCTGGGAAACGCTTTTTCGGATCAGGATGCCTGCAATCTTGGGATCGACGAAGCTTTCGCCTGCGGCGGTGCGGCGGATGACGGTGATCAGGGTTTCCGGCGAGGCGTCCTTGAGGCAATAGGCGTTAGCGCCGGCGCGGAAGGCGTCCAGAATATCCTCATCCGCCTCATGGCTGGTGAGCATAATGATTTTAACCTCGGGGCGCTGGCGTCGGATGGTCTCTGTGGCGCGAATCCCGTCAAGAATGGGCATGCCGACGTCCATCAGAATGATATCCGGTGTCAGGCGCGCTGATAGGGCGATGGCTTCGCGGCCTTCCTCGGCCTCGCCTGCCACGCGCAGATCGGGGCCGCCCAGCCGGGTGATAGTCGTGCGCAGGGCTGAGCGCACGAGCTTCTGGTCGTCGACAATCAACACGCGCAGGATGCGGCCTTGCGAGGCGTTTTCGCTGGTCATGAAGCGGTTTCCTCGGTGGGCGGCGGCGCGTCGTTTTCAGGCGTGCGGCGAGGCAACAGCAAATTCACCGATGATCCTTCGCCTTCGGTTGTTTCTACCCATAACGCGCCCCCATGCGCCGTCACTACCTGATGACAGTTGTATAAGCCCAGTCCCATGCTAATGGGCGTGCGCCCACGATTGGCGATAAAGGGCGTAAACAGTCGGGGCAGATCCTCGACAGGGAATCCCACGCCGCAGTCGCGTACGCGGGCCAGCACGCAACCGTGCGTCGTCAGCGCGTTCGTCAACGTCGCGTCGCGATAGCGGGGATCTGGACCAATCAGCTCGCCGAAGCTTTCTGCATCGATGATTTCGAATTCGATCCAGCCATGGCGCGGCGTATTGGCAATCGCATTGCCAATCAGATTGGTGAGGGCTCGGCGCAGCTCATGGCGATCGGCCCAGACGTTGAGATCTCCGGCCTCACGCACGATCCGAAGATCCAGTTGCCGCGACTGGGCCAGCGACGCCAGCTCGGCCACCGCCTCTTGCGCCAGCGCCGGGAGATCCACGGTCTCAAAGCGCAGGCGCGCTTGAGACGATTCATAGCGATACACGTTGAGGATGCTGTTAACCAGTTGCAGATTCGCATCGCTGGCGCTGGCCAGTGTCGTAAGCGCTTCGGCTTGTTCGGCGCTTAGATCGCCATAGGCGCCTTGCTGTAAATAGTGCAAGGTCTGCTTTTCGGCGAGTAGCGGGACTTTGAGGTCGTGTGTCAGGGTGGCGACGAACTCGTCCTTCATCCGATGCTCGTCGCGCAGGCGCTCCAGCAGGCGATTGAACGCTTTGGCCAGCGTGTTAATCTCGTGAACGCCCCGCACCTCAATGCGTCGGTCGAGGTCGCTGGCCCGATTGAGCGTCGTAACCTGACGCACCAGCGATAGCACGGGCAGCGTGATGCGCCGGGCGGCGAGAATCGCGACGGTGATGGAAAAGAGGAGGCCGGAGACGACAATGAGATACATGCCCAGATAGTAGCTGCCCATGGCGTTTTCAAAGGCTCGGGTCGGCAGAAACGCGATGATACGAGCGATTTTCTGGTTAGAGGCGTCGAAGGCGAAACGCTGGACGACGCGAACTTTTTGCTCACCGGCCATTATCAATGGGGCGTGGGGCGTGGGCTCTTCCGGCAAAGCTCTGAGCAGGGAGTGCTGCTCGGATCGCGATAATAGGGTCGTTTGCGCATCGCTGCGGGAGAGCCATTGAGGCTCGTCGGCGTCGAAAGGCTCCTGTAGAATCCACACGCCGCCGCCCAGTAAAGGGTCGGCGCGGTAGAGGTCTGCCAGAAAGGCTTCCGTCACCGGTTCAGCGAGTCCTACGCGCTGTAAACACGGCGTTTGACACGGCGAAAACCGAAATAGCGTGAGGTGATTGTCCCAAACGCCGGAAAACGTTACGGCGTCTCCCCGTTGGCTGGGATCTTGCGTCAGCGTCAGCCCTGGCAGCTCCTGAATGGCGGCATCCAGCGGCATAGGCGTGGGCGTCAGGCCTGATGCGCGGCGTTTGGCCAGATCAATGATGATGGTACGCCTATTGGCGCGGGAAGACTCCTCGGCAGACGCCTCAGGCTGAGAGGATTCGGACTTTTGAAAGGCTGTTTGAAACGCTCTCTGGAGTGCGCCGTCGTTGCGCAGGGCCTCGCGCAGGGTCGTTTGATCGACCTGACTGCTCAACAGGTTCACTGTGAAAATGATGATTGAGAGCAGTGGAATCGCCAGCACGATGACAAACAGCATCAGGAAGCGCGTGGTCAGCGTGTCCAGCGGCGTCGGGGCGTTTATGTCGTCGCGCAGGCGACGTTCACGGGGCAGCGGCGGTAAACGCATCAAAGGCCCTCATCCCCGCGGAATAGGCGTTTTTGCGGGGTTCTGGCCTTATTGTAGAAGCTGGACTGCTGTCGCCGCGCCCTCTAAATGGTGTCGTTCAGGCGGCGGATTTTACCGCTCCCTAGCGCCGGAAGTCCGAGGCGCGAATCTCATGGAGCCAGCGCGAGAATCGCCAGTTGTCGTAGCTGCGGCAATAGGCATAAAGCGCCTTCAGTAAGCGGTTTCCGCTGTGGGATCGCCCGCAAAACCAGCGTTGCCCGTTCACCTGGGTGCGCGCAATCTCGGTGTGAATCACGTGCCCCACCGGATCTTCTGGCGGAAAATCCAGAATGTCCGACAGCCAGCGATGTAGCGCCTCTTCTGGCTTTTCACCGGAAGACGGGCGGCGCTTGAGTTCTTCGCTGAATGCTTCAATAATCACGGGTATTGGCGCTTGAGGGGCGTTGGGGGGAATCGGCTGGCGGCGTTATTTGTAAGACGATCTATTGTAGCAAAGGTGTGGGGCCGTCAGGTAATCAGGATCCGGCGGGCGCCGCTTGCCACGCAGGCGACTGCAGCGGGGGCAGCGCATCCGGCGTCGCCGTCTCCGGGCCATGGGCGGGTAATGCGCCGGGCAGGCGACTCGCAGCGTCGGGAGGTGATAGCGGGCTGCTGTAGATTCGGTCCTTATAATAGAAGCGCAGCAGCGGCCCCTCGTCGCTTTGTTCGATGCGCGCAAACGGCCGCCGCGCCGAGGGCTCTCCCGGCTGGGGGCTGTAGACGGCCACGCGATCGATTGGCAGGACCGCCGCTACGCGCCCTTGCCGGGTCAAGACCAGCGTCGAATGCGCAGGCGCTGCCGTTTTGACATTGCCAGAACTCTGAGATGACGAGGCCGAAACCGTCGGCGCGTGCGCCGGGGCGTTATAAAACGGTCCATGTACGCGTCGCGAGCCCGACGCGTCGTCGCCCAGCGAGGCGAGATAATAGCCCTTGCTCAGGGCGTGCGAGCCCGCGCGCCAATCGAGCTGGCACTGGAGCAGGGCGTCGGGGGAGTATCGCCGGGCTTTGCCCGCGCTTTGAAGATCGCGGCGATCGACCTCATCGCCCAAGCGGTTCAGATCGCGATGAGACGGGATGTAATACAGCCGCTCTTCTTTCGGGATACCGGACTTGCCCTCTGATGATCCTTTGTCGGGAATCTCCCATCCCAAGCCGGTGACCCCCTGCGTCATATTATTATCCCAGATGCCGCGTCGAGTGGTGGCTTCCAGCTCATTGCGCGGTGGATCTGCCCATCCGGCGGCTGGAAGCGCGGTCGAGACGAATGTATACGCGAGCGCCGACCGTAGAAGCCATAAAGAGGCAGATCTGGCTGAGCATCTCACAGGGCAGGGTCCTCCGGGCAGAAAACACGAAGGCGAGGCGCTATCCGGCGCGCAGCGCGGCGATGGCTTGCGCCATATCGCTGGCGCCAAAAACCGCCGAGCCAGCCACCAACACGTTGGCGCCTGCCTGCAGGACATCATGCGCGTTTTTGGGCGAAATGCCGCCATCCACTTCGAGGAAAACGGGACGGGCGCCGATCATGGTTTTGAGGCGGGCGATTTTGCTCACGCTGCCCGGAATGAAGCGCTGGCCCCCGAAGCCCGGATTAACCGACATCACCAGCGCCAAATCTATGGAGTCGATCACTTCTTCCACCGCGCTGAGCGGCGTTGCGGGATTCAGTGATACGCCAGCGAGCGCGCCCAGTTCGCGAATACTCTCCAGCGTGCGGTGCAGATGTCGACAGGCCTCGGCATGCACGGTGATAATATCCGCGCCCGCGTCACGATAGGCCTTGAGCGATAGCTCGGGTCGTTCGATCATCAGGTGGACGTCAAACGGCAGGCGGCTGACGCTGCGCAGGCGCTCAATAATCGGCGGGCCCAGCGTGAGGTTCGGCACAAAGCGCCCATCCATTACGTCCAGATGGATCCAGTCGGCGCCGGCGGCCTCCAGGGCGGCCAGAGCGTCGGCAAGGCGAGCGAAATCCGCCGAGAGAATCGACGGGGCGATTCGCCGCTGGCCGGGCGATAGTACAAGGGCGGGCGAGCGCGTCATGGCTGCGATGATATCATAGGAAGCATGAGGCGTCAGCGCGAATTGAATCCAATTGCCACTCAGGATGTCACGTGTGTTGAGCGGACGCTCGGCGCGTCGGTTCAGGGTCGGCCGGTGACAGCAGTTGTCTTTTCCGCGCCTGGCGTCGTGGATTACACGCCGTGGGATACGCTGTTTATTGGGGCGTTTCATGGCGATGAGGGCCCAAGCGCTGACCTGATGCGCGACTGGATTGACTGGCTTTGCTCAGATGCGGCGCCGTTAGCCCGTCTGACGGCGCGCGGCCCACTGGGCGTTATCGCGGTGGCGAATCCCGACGGGCTGGCGGCGCAGACCCGCGTCAATGCGCGCGGCGTGGATCTCAACCGTAACTATCCTACGCGCAATTGGGCCCCCGGCGAAGACGATACGCCTTATTACACCGGCCCGGAGCCCGCCAGCGAGCCTGAAACCCGTCTGCTGATCGCGCTGATAGACGCCATCCGCCCGCGCAAGATTATTTCCGTACATACGCCCTATCGGGTCGTTAATTATGACGGACCCGCCGAAGCGCTGGCAAAGGCCATGGGCGAAGCCAATGGCTATCCGGTTGTTGCCGATATTGGCTACCCGACGCCCGGTTCGTTCGGGGCGTATTGGGGCATTGAGCGACAGATTTCGGTGATCACGCTGGAACTGCCTGAAGATCTCCCGCTGGAGACGCGTCGTGAGATTATTTTACGAGATAATCTGTCTGCGCTGATTGTAGCTGCTGAGTTTGAGGGATGATGTTTTTCTGAAAACGCATTTTTATCCTGATTCAAGCACTTGTCTAAAAAGAGGAAACCCTGTGATGGAAAGCGAAAAAACCACTCTGAAACTGCTGCCGAATGGCCCGATTCTGGTCTCGGGCGGTTTTGAGCTGCTGGGGGCCGATGGCGCGCCGGTTGCGCTCGACAAGCCGACGGTTGCGCTGTGTCGCTGCGGGGCCTCCGCCAGGAATCCTTTTTGCGATGGAGCTCATGCTCGCGTCGGATTTAAAGGGTAGCGTTAAGCCGGATTTCATCCAATCGGAGGCTTTTACCATGATTCCCTCTGTTCTCACGCGGTATTACGCTCCGGCGACGCATCCCGATGCCGCGTCCTGGGGCTTGCTGGCCGTGCGATTGACGATGGGCGCCGCCTTTGCGCTGCATGGCGTCGGTAAAATCGCTGACCCCATGGGCTGGATGGGCCCGGATGCCGCAGTGCCCGGAGTTTTTCAGGCCTTGGCGGCCGTTGCCGAGTTCGGCGGCGGCATTGCGTTGATGCTGGGCTTGTTGACGCCGCTGGCGGCCTTCGGCATCCTGTGCACGATGACGGTTGCGCTTGGGATGGTCCATTTCCCTGCGCATCATGCATTTGTCGGCGCCACGCCGGGGGAGCCTGCTTTTGAGCTGCCGCTCATCTACTGGGCTCTTGCCCTGCTGTTAATGCTGGTCGGTCCCGGGCGGTATGCGCTGGATGCCTTTTTATTTCGGCCGCGCTCTGCGTCTTTTTAAGACGCGCCGCTGTGGTGATTGGCGAGGGCTGGGACTCCTGTTATGCCGTTTGTGGGGTCTGTACACTGGTTGCAGGCGTCTGGCGACGCGGGCGTGCGGGTTGAATTCACGCCGCCTCTGACTTAAGATGACGCCAATTTATGTATGGGTTAGGCGACTCTGCCCCTTCGCATCAAGCAGCATGCGCAGGCTCAGAAAGCAGCCGACACGCGTCGCGTCAAGTTAAACAGGAAACCACTACCGTGATGAAGAAGCGACTGATGGTCATGACCGGCGGGGGCGATTGCCCCGGACTCAACGCCGTAATTCGGGCCGTCGTGAAACGGATGGATCGCGAAAAAGACTGGGAAGTGCTCGGCAGCATCGAGGCCTTTAACGGCGTGCTGCGCGATCCGCCCCAGGTCGTGCGCCTGACGACGCGCGACGTGTCGGGAATTCATATTCGCGGGGGCACCATTCTTAAGACCACCAACAAGGGCGGCCCCTATGCCTGGCCGG
Coding sequences:
- a CDS encoding VOC family protein, yielding MTHPAPPAQNSLTPHLVVDNAREAIDFYKRALRAQEMYVLTTPDGRGIMHAQLQIGESHLFLCDAMGENCSSPRKLGGSPITLHLSVDDADAWYQTAVAAGCEVMMPIQDAFWGDRYGQVKDPYGHQWAFATQQRNLSPEEIQRAAQACCAGGV
- a CDS encoding response regulator transcription factor, producing the protein MTSENASQGRILRVLIVDDQKLVRSALRTTITRLGGPDLRVAGEAEEGREAIALSARLTPDIILMDVGMPILDGIRATETIRRQRPEVKIIMLTSHEADEDILDAFRAGANAYCLKDASPETLITVIRRTAAGESFVDPKIAGILIRKSVSQTETPDLSASRDKPCQGDSDVCTSDMLTERELDVLRLIAAGKNNADIAETLVVSPNTVKTHLKNLYQKLDVDDRTSAALKALRDRII
- a CDS encoding HAMP domain-containing histidine kinase — encoded protein: MRLPPLPRERRLRDDINAPTPLDTLTTRFLMLFVIVLAIPLLSIIIFTVNLLSSQVDQTTLREALRNDGALQRAFQTAFQKSESSQPEASAEESSRANRRTIIIDLAKRRASGLTPTPMPLDAAIQELPGLTLTQDPSQRGDAVTFSGVWDNHLTLFRFSPCQTPCLQRVGLAEPVTEAFLADLYRADPLLGGGVWILQEPFDADEPQWLSRSDAQTTLLSRSEQHSLLRALPEEPTPHAPLIMAGEQKVRVVQRFAFDASNQKIARIIAFLPTRAFENAMGSYYLGMYLIVVSGLLFSITVAILAARRITLPVLSLVRQVTTLNRASDLDRRIEVRGVHEINTLAKAFNRLLERLRDEHRMKDEFVATLTHDLKVPLLAEKQTLHYLQQGAYGDLSAEQAEALTTLASASDANLQLVNSILNVYRYESSQARLRFETVDLPALAQEAVAELASLAQSRQLDLRIVREAGDLNVWADRHELRRALTNLIGNAIANTPRHGWIEFEIIDAESFGELIGPDPRYRDATLTNALTTHGCVLARVRDCGVGFPVEDLPRLFTPFIANRGRTPISMGLGLYNCHQVVTAHGGALWVETTEGEGSSVNLLLPRRTPENDAPPPTEETAS
- a CDS encoding ribulose-phosphate 3-epimerase, with amino-acid sequence MTRSPALVLSPGQRRIAPSILSADFARLADALAALEAAGADWIHLDVMDGRFVPNLTLGPPIIERLRSVSRLPFDVHLMIERPELSLKAYRDAGADIITVHAEACRHLHRTLESIRELGALAGVSLNPATPLSAVEEVIDSIDLALVMSVNPGFGGQRFIPGSVSKIARLKTMIGARPVFLEVDGGISPKNAHDVLQAGANVLVAGSAVFGASDMAQAIAALRAG
- a CDS encoding CDGSH iron-sulfur domain-containing protein; this encodes MESEKTTLKLLPNGPILVSGGFELLGADGAPVALDKPTVALCRCGASARNPFCDGAHARVGFKG
- a CDS encoding DoxX family protein, producing the protein MIPSVLTRYYAPATHPDAASWGLLAVRLTMGAAFALHGVGKIADPMGWMGPDAAVPGVFQALAAVAEFGGGIALMLGLLTPLAAFGILCTMTVALGMVHFPAHHAFVGATPGEPAFELPLIYWALALLLMLVGPGRYALDAFLFRPRSASF